The genome window CCGGATCCCTCTCGACGCCGGCGACGCCCATCTCGGCCCGGGTGTGGTCGTGGGCGAGATCGACCAGGCGCGAGAACTCTTCGAGGGGCAGGACGCACTGGTCGACGCCTTCCAGCACCACGCGACCACCGGCGATCCGAGCGCGATGGCACCGGAGGAGGTGCGGACGTTGCTGGCGAAGTACGGCCTGCGCGGTGACCACGTCGTCCGTCCGGCCGCGACGCTCAGCCCGGGCGAGAGGACGCGGGCGGCTCTCGCTCTCCTCCAGGCGCGAGGTGTCAACCTGCTCGTCCTCGACGAGCCCACCAACCACCTCGACCTTCCGGCGATCGAACAGCTCGAGTCGGCCCTCGACGCCTACCCCGGCACGCTGCTCCTCGTCACCCACGACCGCCGGATGCTCGAGGCGGTCCACACCACGCGGCGCCTTCGGGTGGAGGCCGGCTCCGTGACCGAAATCTGAAACATCTGTTTCAGCGCGTTGAAACATTCGGGTGCCACACTCGGCGCTGTGACTGAGGCGACTGACGAGATCTTTCTGGCGCAGGCGATCGAACTGGCGAAGACGAACGTGGCCGATGGCGGCGGGCCGTTCGGTGCGTTGATCGTCAGGACGGAGTCCGGCGAGATCGTCGCCACCGGCCAGAACCGCGTGACCCGCGACCTCGACCCGACGGCCCACGCCGAGGTGACCGCGATCCGCCGGGCCTGCACGGCGATCGGCGACTTCAGCCTCGCCGGTCACACCCTCTACACCAGCTGCGAGCCC of Nocardioides sp. Kera G14 contains these proteins:
- a CDS encoding nucleoside deaminase; this translates as MTEATDEIFLAQAIELAKTNVADGGGPFGALIVRTESGEIVATGQNRVTRDLDPTAHAEVTAIRRACTAIGDFSLAGHTLYTSCEPCPLCLASALWGRLDRVVFAADRNDAAEGGFDDREFYELFEKRREEWDMAIDAVRVPTSFEPFAAWIANEARTEY